A single window of Leptotrichia sp. oral taxon 215 str. W9775 DNA harbors:
- the scpB gene encoding SMC-Scp complex subunit ScpB — protein MGKIENIENKMETLIFLSKDPLTVEELAKFYGLSLDETQEILSMLKEKRKESGINIRIENGAVFLVSNPLYGEDVKKFFNPELKIKKLTKPTMETLAIIAYKGPVTKGEIEQIKGVSVEKTMANLLEKNLIYISGKKKAIGTPNLYEVTEDFYSYLNISEKSELPGYSQYEKIELLYKENEGKDSEKPGIIEEIKEKTDKKENIEVENEIE, from the coding sequence ATGGGAAAAATAGAGAATATTGAAAATAAAATGGAAACGCTTATATTTCTTTCTAAAGATCCATTAACAGTGGAGGAACTGGCAAAATTTTACGGTTTATCATTGGATGAAACGCAGGAAATATTGTCAATGCTCAAAGAGAAAAGAAAAGAAAGCGGTATAAATATAAGGATTGAAAATGGGGCAGTGTTTCTTGTTTCCAATCCTTTATATGGTGAAGATGTAAAAAAATTTTTTAATCCCGAACTTAAAATAAAGAAATTGACAAAACCTACAATGGAAACCTTGGCAATCATTGCTTATAAAGGGCCTGTTACTAAAGGGGAAATTGAACAGATAAAAGGTGTCAGTGTAGAAAAAACAATGGCAAATTTACTGGAAAAAAATCTTATTTACATCTCAGGAAAAAAGAAGGCGATAGGAACTCCTAATCTTTATGAAGTTACAGAAGATTTTTACAGTTATCTGAATATTAGTGAAAAATCAGAACTTCCAGGATATAGCCAGTATGAAAAAATAGAACTGCTTTATAAGGAAAATGAAGGGAAGGATTCTGAAAAGCCGGGTATAATAGAAGAAATTAAGGAAAAAACAGATAAAAAAGAAAATATAGAGGTAGAAAATGAGATTGAATAA
- a CDS encoding rod shape-determining protein, translating to MKFFDVFKISTKPTKDVAIDLGTANTVVYVKGEGIQIDEPTYVALNIKTEEVEYIGEKAKEIIGRTAKHTEIVRPLKNGVISDYEITEKMLTEFLKRIRKDKVQSARVIICVPSGVTQVERRAVVEVVKDAGAKEVYLMEEPVAAAIGAGIDLFQPKGHLIVDIGGGTTEIAFIVSGGAAVSKSVKIAGDHLNEDIMEYVKEKHNLLIGEKTAEDLKVNTISMPDKNATFEIRGRELGIGLPKSIKIVAQEIDSAIDKNIDLIIDEIKLTMEEIEPEVAADIYETGIYLSGGGAGIRILKEKIEKELKLKVTVSDDAIHSVVNGIAVVLDDFDRYKNIIISPTMEY from the coding sequence ATGAAATTTTTTGATGTGTTCAAAATTAGTACAAAACCGACAAAGGACGTGGCAATTGACCTGGGAACGGCAAATACAGTAGTTTATGTAAAAGGTGAAGGAATACAGATTGATGAGCCTACTTATGTTGCGTTAAACATAAAAACAGAAGAAGTGGAATATATCGGAGAAAAAGCTAAGGAAATAATCGGAAGAACAGCAAAACACACTGAAATAGTAAGACCTCTTAAAAATGGAGTTATTTCAGATTATGAAATTACTGAAAAAATGTTGACAGAATTTTTAAAAAGAATAAGAAAAGATAAAGTTCAAAGCGCAAGAGTTATAATATGTGTACCAAGTGGCGTAACTCAAGTTGAAAGAAGAGCAGTGGTGGAAGTTGTAAAAGATGCAGGGGCGAAAGAAGTATATCTTATGGAAGAACCTGTTGCAGCTGCAATCGGAGCAGGAATAGATTTATTCCAGCCTAAAGGACATTTAATTGTTGATATAGGAGGAGGAACTACTGAAATAGCATTTATCGTATCAGGAGGGGCGGCTGTATCAAAATCAGTTAAAATTGCCGGAGATCACCTGAATGAGGATATAATGGAATATGTGAAGGAAAAACATAATCTTCTAATCGGAGAAAAAACTGCTGAAGATCTGAAAGTAAATACAATCAGCATGCCTGATAAAAATGCGACATTTGAAATAAGAGGTAGGGAACTAGGAATAGGACTTCCTAAGAGCATCAAAATAGTAGCTCAGGAAATAGATTCAGCTATTGATAAGAATATTGACCTTATAATAGATGAAATTAAACTGACAATGGAAGAAATAGAACCTGAAGTGGCTGCAGATATATATGAAACTGGTATTTATCTGTCAGGTGGAGGAGCAGGAATAAGAATATTAAAGGAAAAAATTGAAAAAGAATTAAAACTGAAAGTAACTGTAAGCGACGATGCTATCCACTCAGTTGTAAATGGAATAGCAGTAGTGCTGGATGACTTTGACAGATATAAAAATATAATAATTTCACCTACTATGGAATATTAA